The genomic interval TACTAACATAAGATCATGGATAATTGTGATGACTATTCATAAATGTCAGTATGTTTCAGTGTACTAGATCAGTGCTTATATGTGACCAAATTAACGTGCTCCATTGTGATATAATCAACGAATTGACTACCTCCATTTCCTCTACTTCTGGTATGAACGAAGGTGATGATACAACAGATTGCATGGTCTCGTTGATCCTGAGAAGTTAACTCATTACAGTCAATGTAAATGGTGACATTGAAATCAGTCAAAATCGTACGGCGTTATCATCGTTCCTTGCTGCCGAAGAAATATGCGGACAAGCTGGGTAACATAAATCTACATTCCGATAACCAAATTGTTTTGCAGGGAGAATATGTGGATAATATGAAACTATAAAGTTGTTGCCAAACAATCAtcttaaaaaacaattatccACCCTGTGGAAGTTGTTGTCAATCATGGCACCGAAACTGATCTATAGCTTAAATGCAACTCCCAAGGTCATTAAATCAACAATTATGCACCCTATCTGATCACTAGAAATTATTAGACCTAGAAGTAGGAGTACATCCTAGTTTTGGGCAATGACCCGTTTACCATTTTCTCGTATATGCAACTTGATTAGTTTTTATCTTATTACGTGTAATCAATGCAATGTGCTTCGGCTTCTTTGTTAAATAcaggtgaatttttttttgttttcttctgtAACGCGTGAAAATACGTGGACCCGAACATAACAATTAACTGAGTGGGCTAAATGTTGTCAATCAACTACAAAGTAAGCCTGCATTTGCACTGTCAACGAATAGTGTTcgttgatttaaaaataattagatgatTCTGTTGCATTCTTGATGACCACGAAAGGCAGAACAGTGAATTCTTATAATCGCATATAAATACATGTTATGTCATTTAGGAAAATCGCCAATTACTTCCGATTGAAGTGGATGACTTAGTTTGAGAGTAGTTTACCATTTCTGTTACTTGTTATTCTCCAAtatctctcttttatttttatgttacagTTAGATACTTAAAATTCATTGTAACGAACTCGTGAAAATCATTATTGTGCAGGACCCAAAGGAGATGGAACAACAAATACCAGAAATCCCCCATCCGCTTTACTTTAGGTTTGAGCTTCTGTACATGGGACGCATCGTGCTTCTTCAAACGGTGAGGCCTATGCACTTCAAAGTCCACCAACTCTGTAGTTTGGCAGCAATGGTCGTCGTTGGTGCAACATCACCTaatgtgcaagatttcaatccAAAGGCAACAGTCCCCTGGGCTCATATATCGATTGATGTCCCGACCGATGATTGTTTGGCAAAGATCGTACGGGAGTGCATTCTGAGAGGCTTCCTGAAATTAGAAATCAATGTTCTTTTTAGAGGCTATGATGAAGGAGCAGGTTGTAGCCAACAATCACAACCTGCACGGGGCAGACTGGCTGACCTTGAAGATTTGCCTACTATTGTTGATGGAACCATTAAACATCCAATTTTGAGTCCATCAGTGGGTGGGATCATTCATGCTGACTCTGGTACAAGTGCAAGAGGAGTCACAACGACCATTCTGGGTAAACGTCGTTACAAGTGCAAGAAGTGCGGGACTGGCGGCCATAGTAAGCGAACGTGCAAGGCCCCTATACAGGCGACAACCTTTTCATCCCCCGAACCAGTAACTGTTCGGCTCCACCCTTCTTCTATAGGgtcatatatattttcatatataacaTTAAGCGACATTATTTGTCACTTTTTTTTATGCtgcatattttatattaaactatTGTAAGTTTGCATTAATTTTGTGGTAGCGACTTGTAGTTGtttattgcttgaaatttaataactCCTTAATTTCTTGCAGCGCACTCAAGCAAATAATTTGGATCCACATTCTGGGATTGGATCGACTGCCGAGACATCCACCATGCGTGAATATCAGCTCCTTCGTTGAAAAAGCAGAAAGCATGtaacttttgttatttttcgcACCATCGCTGTCAGGAATAGTGTACGTGTTATGTCCATAATAATGTTGTTATGTAGGCTAGTTAACAAAATGTGGTGTACCGAAGTAGTAGAATGTGAGTAGTGGCTATGAAACTTGTCGACTTATTTTGATGACTTTTATGGGTTAGGTAGGAATATGAGAGAAAGTCggcatttatattttgtatgtAAATTTTATGGAGTATGAATGGAATCATGGCATGTATTGGCTTCTAGTGCAAACCTTAAAGCATAGGCCCAAATATATCTTTATGTGATTCTTACCACCAAAGTGAAGTCACTACTCGTCGTCATAAATGATACAACGTGGTTTAAATATTTAACGCTGAAAATGTCACCCATGATGGGAAACAATGAACAAAATGATACGAAGCATACAAACGATATATTGTTCCGGCATGAAAAGGCAAGAGTAACgaaaatgttgttattttcCATAACTTTAACACATGAGAGATAATTAATTTCGTCCACGTTTATAACGATAAGTATCTTTGTTAGTATACATTTGCACCGCATAAAAGTGAAGAACAATTATTACTGCGTGTTTTATATGTAATcgtgttttaactttttttttcgcTTTCATAGTTGCAGTTTATACCAATTCATCGAATTTCGTCAATCAGGAGCAATTATTGCTAGTTCTGCTTGGTCTCCTGTGCtgaataacttattttttaaagtgatTGGGTGGTGGTCCAGATGTCAACCTTGGTTGGACCATTTTTAACACGGTTAAGTGGTTTAATATTCACTATTCTGCAAATGTTTTTCCAATTGAACAATATAGTTTATTATGCCTATAGAGAAAGATGGTTTTCCCTCATTGTCTCTCAGCAAACTTTGTAATCCTATCGGCATTTCAAATGAGCTGAAGTTATCCGCTAGTTTATATCTAGTGGCACTAGTATATTTGACTATAGTATGATTACGAAGGCTAGTGCAATTATACTTGCCATTTACTTTGTCTATTAAGCACATTCAGAACGAGTTACAGTTTTGTGTGCAACAACCTAAAATGTACTTAATGAATTTTgctcattattattataaagtaaTATAGTTATTTTCTCATTATGTAAtcatctattttaatttattgttattgtaaaataaatatattaatatatttattacgtgtaataatatattaacaaaattatttattataatatgttaattaatacCAAATAACGATAATGTTGTGCATTATCATAATTTGGGGAGGGAAAACGTAGAGAATCCCGAATGGAAGACTTATTTCCACCTCCCTACAGATGGAGGGTAGGGTTGGCAAAACCCTAGGCCGGGTCCGAGTCTCACAATGAGCGGACCTGACCCGGATGCATAGATGCATGGGCCGAGTTGTGCCGGGCTTTATCCGGGTACTCggatgttatattttttaatatgatatgtgtttttttgaattttttggtaattttacaagtttaaaattaattttaataaaatttaacatgaaaatatgaactttaagtgtttaaaactttatatatgtgtaataaatgagtcaaatataaaataaaatttaaaattatatatattttataatattttttaataaaatctgaaTGCCAGGTTTATGAAATGATGCCCAAAATCGGGCCGGCTTTACATCCAGGCCAGATAATACCCTGCCCAAAAACGTAAGGGATGCCACATGTCCGGACCGACAgggtatttttgccacccCTAATAGAGGCCATTGATTCCTAATTTCCTCATTGTGGTACGCCCCATGATTCTTATTTTGATTCCCGAATCGTTTGAATGTTTGTATTCAATAAGTTTTGTATTTGCcttaataatttatgaataattaCATCCAGGTAATTACAATTGTTCACTTACTAACACTCATGGTTAAAAAGTGGTGGTTTTTtagcaaatataaataaattattctttttaaggAATAATACATTATTCCATATGAAAACAACTCAATATAGCTTTTAATTGACCTTGGTACTAACCCAGGGTGCCGGGTTTATATACCACTAGATTTATGCTACTTGGATGTAATAATGTGTGTGATGTTATAGAAAAAATCGATAGGAGTTCACAAAGAGTAAGAAGATCGAAAGAAGACTCTAAACTTAAGAAATTTATTGTCTACGCTTGTACAAGCGGATTTTATAAAGTATATTGTTCAGATGAAATGAAATGGTCATGCCAATGTCTAATCCAGTAATCATAAAGTAAAGTAAATTTCGTTAGTGGTTGAAATTGGAACATTAAAAGACCTTTCATCAATGTAACAGAAAGTTCCCACTAGCCACGCACAGTTGTCATGTTACAAAGTGGAATGTGCAATATCAATCGTGGgtgttaattataatttcgtGGAGAAAATAGTAATGGGCTAGATTTTATAACTTGTTTGAAATGAGTTTGATTTCTCCATCAACCTTTTACCATCTGTATTTGGGCCAAAAGACAAATAACGAATTGGGCTTAAGGGCGCTTAATCAATAATGGTGATATTCATTGCGTTGCGAAATGAATAAGACTGAAGCGCAAAATTGTTTAAACCTCTAAAAATTGGGAAGGAGGGAAATGAAACCGGAGAAGGCGCCAAAAATGTGCTTGGGATGCAAGCAAGTTTTCGTTGACGCAACGTTGGTGGGTACAACATGTATTATTATAGTCCACATATTTCTGGCATTATCCCGGATGGAGTTAAGAAACAAGACCTTCGAAACGGAGACAATGCGCTAGTACAATAAGTTGCTGAAGCATACATTAGAGTTTACTGAATCATAATAGCAGAGGTACAATTTCATTtgcaattattattgttaatcgAATGAACTTAATTGCTTATCAGGCAAACACAGTCAGAAGAAAatggggggggaggggggtgTATTGTTTCGAAATGTTGCCactgaaaaattataaatatgctATATTTTTGTATTCGAACCAACACGAAATGGCACACGTTTTAAACACTCAATTATTCTCCCCACTGTAAACATATAATGAAATTGTACGAATGTACATGTTTATGGTATATTGTGGGCATATGTTCGGGAGTATAAAACTAGTGTTATTATTAGTGTCTACAGACTCAGAGTTGTTACAGTTTTGTGTGCAGTCTAAGATCAACATCAAATTATGGCGTGTACAGACAATGAAAATAGTGGAGCAAACTTTAAAGACGAGATGAATGAGGGAACATCATT from Citrus sinensis cultivar Valencia sweet orange chromosome 9, DVS_A1.0, whole genome shotgun sequence carries:
- the LOC127900040 gene encoding uncharacterized protein LOC127900040, which encodes MEQQIPEIPHPLYFRFELLYMGRIVLLQTVRPMHFKVHQLCSLAAMVVVGATSPNVQDFNPKATVPWAHISIDVPTDDCLAKIVRECILRGFLKLEINVLFRGYDEGAGCSQQSQPARGRLADLEDLPTIVDGTIKHPILSPSVGGIIHADSGTSARGVTTTILGKRRYKCKKCGTGGHSKRTCKAPIQATTFSSPEPVTRTQANNLDPHSGIGSTAETSTMREYQLLR